From a single Rhodococcus qingshengii JCM 15477 genomic region:
- a CDS encoding 1,4-alpha-glucan branching protein domain-containing protein: MFALVLHSHLPWLANHGRWPVGEEWIYQSWAASYIPLAAALRRLADEGRSHLLTLGITPVLAAQLDDPHCLAGMHHWLGNWQIRAHEAAGMPDAAHRELGAREHRASAAALADFETHWQHGASPVFRDLIDREAFELLGGPLAHPFQPLLDPRLRAFSLREGLADAHARWNHTPTGIWGPECGYTPGMERGYAEAGVTHFMVDGPALRGDTSLGRPVRESDVVAFGRDLQVSYRVWSPKSGYPGHAAYRDFHTYDHETGLKPSRVTGRTVDSADKLPYDPELAAAAVDKHVADFVETVRARLRSESTRIGRDALVVAAFDTELFGHWWHEGPQWLEKLLRALPEAGIRVGTLADAKASGYVGEPVQLEDSSWGSGKDWRVWAGDQVSDLVQLNSEVVDTALTTVDKSRGRDNAPGRPELRNRVNDQVLRETLMTVSSDWAFMVSKDSAAGYARERAHKHAHATREISEALVSGRDAVAVRLAEGWNRADGLFPGLDARRLPDTELSPS, encoded by the coding sequence ATGTTCGCCCTGGTTCTGCACTCCCATCTGCCGTGGCTCGCCAACCACGGCAGATGGCCAGTCGGCGAGGAATGGATCTACCAGTCCTGGGCTGCGTCGTACATTCCGCTCGCCGCCGCGCTACGACGCCTGGCCGACGAGGGCCGATCGCACCTGCTGACGCTGGGAATCACGCCCGTACTCGCGGCCCAGTTGGACGATCCCCACTGCCTCGCCGGGATGCATCACTGGCTCGGCAACTGGCAGATCCGCGCCCACGAGGCTGCCGGCATGCCGGACGCGGCGCACCGCGAACTCGGCGCGCGCGAACACCGGGCGTCAGCTGCCGCTCTCGCAGATTTCGAGACGCACTGGCAGCACGGCGCCTCACCGGTGTTCCGCGACCTCATCGATCGCGAGGCCTTCGAGCTTCTCGGCGGGCCGCTGGCCCACCCGTTCCAACCGCTGCTCGATCCTCGCTTGCGGGCGTTCTCCCTCCGCGAAGGTCTCGCCGACGCGCATGCCCGGTGGAATCACACTCCGACCGGGATCTGGGGACCCGAGTGCGGGTACACCCCGGGCATGGAGCGCGGGTACGCCGAAGCGGGCGTCACCCACTTCATGGTCGACGGCCCCGCCTTGCGCGGCGACACGTCCCTCGGCCGCCCGGTTCGAGAATCCGACGTAGTTGCATTCGGCCGCGACCTGCAGGTCAGCTACCGCGTCTGGTCCCCCAAGTCCGGATATCCGGGTCACGCCGCCTACCGCGACTTCCACACCTACGACCACGAGACGGGTCTCAAGCCGTCGCGGGTCACCGGACGGACCGTCGACTCCGCCGACAAGTTGCCGTACGACCCCGAACTCGCTGCGGCCGCCGTCGACAAGCATGTTGCCGACTTCGTCGAAACCGTTCGCGCGCGTCTGCGCAGTGAATCCACCCGCATCGGCCGCGACGCCCTGGTGGTCGCAGCTTTCGACACCGAACTGTTCGGGCACTGGTGGCACGAAGGTCCGCAGTGGCTCGAAAAACTCCTGCGCGCGCTTCCCGAGGCCGGAATTCGCGTCGGCACCCTCGCCGACGCCAAGGCATCGGGATACGTCGGCGAACCCGTTCAACTCGAGGATTCGTCCTGGGGATCGGGTAAGGACTGGCGTGTCTGGGCCGGCGATCAGGTGTCCGACCTGGTGCAACTGAACTCCGAGGTGGTCGATACCGCCCTCACCACCGTGGACAAGTCTCGCGGACGCGACAACGCACCCGGCCGACCGGAACTGCGAAACCGGGTCAACGATCAGGTACTTCGCGAGACACTGATGACAGTTTCGAGCGATTGGGCATTCATGGTGAGCAAGGATTCGGCCGCGGGGTACGCCCGCGAACGTGCGCACAAGCACGCCCATGCGACCAGGGAAATCTCCGAAGCGCTCGTTTCCGGCCGCGATGCCGTCGCCGTGCGACTCGCCGAAGGCTGGAATCGCGCCGACGGGTTGTTCCCGGGACTGGATGCTCGCCGTCTACCTGACACAGAACTGAGTCCGTCGTGA
- a CDS encoding class I SAM-dependent methyltransferase produces the protein MSETSVSNHEDAPLPLTGERTVPGIPEENYWFRRHEVVYRALLERCTNRRVLEAGSGEGYGANMIADVATKVTGLDYDISAVEHVRARYPRVEMLHGNLAELPLADNSVDVVVNFQVIEHLWDQGQFLRECFRVLAPGGELLISTPNRITFSPGRDTPLNPFHTRELNASEMTELLEDAGFRVQLMTGVHHGSRLKELDAKHGGSFINAQIDRALAGEPWPEDLTRDVEGITVDDFSISEPDIDDSLDLVAIAVKETGE, from the coding sequence GTGAGTGAAACGAGTGTCAGCAACCACGAGGACGCACCCCTGCCCTTGACGGGCGAACGAACCGTGCCAGGAATCCCCGAGGAGAACTACTGGTTCCGACGCCACGAAGTGGTGTACCGCGCACTTCTGGAGCGCTGCACGAACCGCCGAGTCCTCGAGGCCGGTTCCGGAGAAGGCTACGGCGCCAACATGATTGCGGACGTCGCAACAAAGGTTACCGGCCTCGACTACGACATCTCCGCGGTCGAGCACGTCCGTGCCCGCTACCCCCGCGTCGAGATGCTCCACGGCAACCTCGCCGAGCTTCCACTGGCCGACAACTCGGTTGACGTCGTCGTCAATTTCCAGGTGATCGAGCACCTGTGGGATCAGGGTCAGTTCCTACGCGAATGCTTCCGAGTTCTCGCTCCCGGCGGTGAACTTCTCATCAGCACCCCCAACCGGATCACCTTCTCCCCCGGCCGCGACACGCCGCTCAACCCTTTCCACACTCGTGAGCTCAACGCCTCCGAAATGACCGAATTGCTCGAAGACGCCGGATTCCGCGTTCAGTTGATGACCGGCGTCCACCACGGTTCGCGCCTGAAGGAACTCGACGCCAAGCACGGCGGATCGTTCATCAATGCGCAGATCGACCGCGCGTTGGCCGGCGAGCCCTGGCCGGAAGATCTCACCCGCGACGTCGAGGGCATCACCGTCGACGACTTCAGCATCAGCGAACCCGACATCGACGACAGCCTCGACCTCGTCGCTATTGCCGTGAAGGAAACCGGCGAGTGA
- a CDS encoding electron transfer flavoprotein subunit beta/FixA family protein, whose translation MTNIVVLIKQVPDTWSERKLTDGDYTLDREAADAVLDEINERSVEEALLIKEAQGGEVTVLSAGPDRATDAIRKALSMGADKAVHINDPALHGSDAIQTAWTLAAALGQITFENDEPADLIIAGNEATDGRVGAVPAIIAEYLGIPQLTQLRKVVVADGKITGERETDEGVFGLEASLPAIVSVTEKINEPRFPSFKGIMAAKKKEVLVYTLADLGVDPETVGVANAGTTVTSSTPKPPRTAGERIVDEGDGGTKIAAYLVSNKVI comes from the coding sequence ATGACGAATATCGTTGTTTTGATCAAGCAGGTCCCCGACACATGGTCCGAGCGCAAGCTGACCGACGGCGACTACACGCTTGACCGTGAAGCCGCCGACGCAGTCCTCGACGAGATCAACGAGCGCTCCGTCGAAGAAGCACTCCTCATCAAGGAAGCTCAGGGCGGTGAGGTTACGGTGCTGTCCGCAGGTCCCGACCGCGCCACCGACGCTATCCGCAAGGCTCTCTCGATGGGCGCCGACAAGGCCGTCCACATCAACGACCCGGCACTGCACGGCTCCGACGCGATCCAGACCGCATGGACGCTCGCTGCTGCTCTCGGACAGATCACCTTCGAGAACGACGAGCCTGCCGACCTGATCATCGCCGGCAACGAGGCCACCGACGGCCGCGTCGGCGCTGTTCCGGCCATCATCGCCGAGTACCTGGGCATCCCGCAGCTCACGCAGCTGCGCAAGGTCGTCGTCGCCGACGGCAAGATCACCGGTGAGCGCGAGACCGACGAGGGCGTCTTCGGCCTCGAGGCTTCGCTGCCCGCGATCGTCTCGGTCACCGAGAAGATCAACGAGCCGCGCTTCCCGTCCTTCAAGGGCATCATGGCCGCGAAGAAGAAGGAAGTTCTCGTCTACACGCTGGCCGACCTCGGAGTCGACCCGGAGACCGTCGGAGTTGCCAACGCCGGCACCACCGTGACGTCCTCCACCCCCAAGCCCCCCCGTACCGCTGGTGAGCGCATCGTCGACGAGGGAGACGGTGGCACCAAGATTGCCGCGTACCTCGTCAGCAACAAGGTCATCTGA
- a CDS encoding electron transfer flavoprotein subunit alpha/FixB family protein — translation MAEVLVLVEHAEGALKKVSTELITAARALGEPSAVVAGPAGTAAKLADALAAAGAEKIYVAESDDIDGYLVTPKVDVLAALVESTSPAAVITAAGTEGKEVAGRLAARLGSGLLTDVIEIKADGTGVHSIFGGAFTVEAKANGDVPVYSVRPGAVEAAPQAGAGEQITVEVPAQDESAVKVTSREPIVGGDRPELTEASVVVSGGRGVGSADKFSVVEELADSLGAAVGASRAAVDSGYYPGQFQVGQTGKTVSPQLYIALGISGAIQHRAGMQTSKTIVAVNKDEEAPIFEIADFGIVGDLFNVAPQLTEAVKSHKG, via the coding sequence ATGGCAGAAGTACTTGTGCTCGTAGAGCACGCAGAGGGTGCGCTGAAGAAGGTCAGCACCGAACTCATCACCGCTGCACGCGCACTCGGTGAGCCGTCGGCAGTTGTCGCCGGCCCCGCGGGCACCGCAGCAAAGCTCGCCGACGCTCTGGCAGCAGCCGGCGCCGAGAAGATCTACGTCGCCGAGTCCGACGACATCGACGGCTACCTGGTCACCCCCAAGGTCGACGTTCTCGCCGCTCTGGTCGAGTCCACCAGCCCGGCAGCAGTCATCACCGCAGCCGGCACCGAGGGCAAAGAGGTTGCCGGTCGTCTGGCCGCACGTCTGGGCTCCGGATTGCTGACCGACGTCATCGAGATCAAGGCTGACGGCACCGGCGTCCACTCCATCTTCGGTGGCGCGTTCACCGTCGAGGCCAAGGCCAACGGCGACGTTCCGGTCTACTCGGTTCGTCCGGGCGCAGTCGAGGCTGCTCCGCAGGCCGGCGCAGGCGAGCAGATCACCGTCGAGGTTCCGGCCCAGGACGAGAGTGCCGTCAAGGTCACCTCGCGTGAGCCCATTGTCGGCGGCGACCGCCCGGAGCTCACCGAGGCGTCGGTTGTCGTCTCCGGTGGACGTGGTGTCGGCAGCGCGGACAAGTTCTCCGTCGTCGAAGAGCTGGCCGACTCCCTCGGCGCTGCAGTCGGTGCTTCGCGTGCCGCTGTGGACTCGGGTTACTACCCCGGACAGTTCCAGGTCGGTCAGACCGGTAAGACGGTCTCGCCGCAGCTGTACATCGCGCTCGGCATTTCCGGTGCCATCCAGCACCGTGCCGGCATGCAGACGTCCAAGACCATCGTCGCGGTCAACAAGGACGAAGAGGCACCCATCTTCGAGATCGCCGACTTCGGCATCGTGGGCGACCTGTTCAACGTCGCACCGCAGCTCACCGAAGCTGTGAAGTCCCACAAGGGCTGA
- a CDS encoding GNAT family N-acetyltransferase, whose amino-acid sequence MTITSVLRSASDNLGREVAQPRYSLIVSSDREHRVAAQRLRYRVFASEPGFSLPASAGVFELDADAFDEFCDHLLVRDNITEEYVGCYRMLPPDSAAAAGGYYTATEFDISALDPVSNRIVEMGRACVDPAHRTGSVLSLMWSGILHYLELTGYEWVMGCVSVPVLPSPDSIAGADVRGVRDFVMNKHASPGSRRVIPRNPVVLGGLTLDEIAAPERVTMPPLLRGYLRMGAMICGEPAHDPEFGVADFVALQGLHSANKRYLERLRSAAAAHESGIG is encoded by the coding sequence ATGACAATTACGTCAGTCCTTCGCTCCGCGAGTGACAATCTCGGCCGTGAGGTCGCCCAGCCGAGATATTCCCTGATCGTCTCCTCCGACCGCGAGCATCGTGTCGCTGCGCAGCGCCTTCGATACCGAGTGTTCGCCTCCGAGCCAGGCTTCTCCCTCCCCGCTTCGGCCGGGGTGTTCGAACTCGACGCCGACGCCTTCGACGAATTCTGTGATCATCTACTCGTTCGTGACAACATCACCGAGGAGTACGTCGGCTGCTACCGAATGCTGCCGCCGGATTCCGCCGCGGCGGCGGGTGGGTATTACACCGCAACCGAATTCGACATCTCCGCGCTCGATCCGGTGTCGAACAGGATCGTCGAAATGGGTCGCGCGTGCGTCGATCCCGCGCACCGCACCGGATCCGTCCTGAGCCTGATGTGGTCGGGCATCCTGCACTATCTCGAATTGACCGGATACGAGTGGGTGATGGGCTGCGTCTCCGTGCCCGTCTTGCCGAGCCCCGATTCAATCGCCGGCGCCGATGTCCGCGGCGTCCGTGACTTCGTGATGAACAAGCACGCCAGTCCGGGGTCGCGGCGGGTGATCCCACGAAACCCGGTGGTCCTCGGGGGTCTGACGCTCGACGAGATCGCCGCACCGGAACGCGTGACGATGCCACCGTTGCTCCGTGGTTACTTGCGGATGGGCGCGATGATCTGCGGGGAACCTGCTCACGATCCCGAGTTCGGTGTGGCCGATTTTGTTGCGCTGCAGGGCCTTCACTCCGCCAACAAGCGCTATCTGGAACGGCTGCGATCGGCGGCCGCCGCACACGAGTCGGGGATCGGCTGA
- a CDS encoding lysophospholipid acyltransferase family protein: MTAAVPYWVPTSPCGDGCLPADAPGVSSITVMARGVMVGAALLTAPVLSAGWLLPRTWRTEMQRGYSRALLRCLGMKLTVDDQRLGRAEPDGVMVVAGHVSWTDVLVASAVAPANFVARADLLDWAVLGGLARRMRVVPIDRARLRELPGTVDVVRERLQRGVRVMVFPEGTTWCGRAYGGFRPAMFQAAVDAECPVQPMAIRYENADGSLCTGPCFVGTETIGQSIRRILRQKNVEVKVRLAPLEEAGECRADLAQRCERAVRGVDIIDLAAHDIFDPAPELVTQAVGQIDPSPAMSA, encoded by the coding sequence ATGACCGCGGCGGTGCCGTACTGGGTGCCGACGAGCCCCTGCGGCGACGGGTGCCTACCCGCGGACGCACCCGGTGTGTCGAGTATCACCGTGATGGCCCGCGGGGTCATGGTCGGTGCCGCACTGTTGACTGCGCCTGTGCTTTCGGCCGGCTGGCTGCTCCCGCGCACCTGGCGTACTGAGATGCAACGCGGATACTCGCGCGCGTTGCTTCGTTGTCTGGGGATGAAGCTGACGGTCGACGATCAGCGGTTGGGGCGCGCGGAACCTGACGGGGTCATGGTTGTCGCCGGTCACGTGTCCTGGACCGATGTCCTCGTCGCGAGCGCCGTTGCTCCGGCCAACTTCGTCGCCCGCGCCGACCTGCTCGACTGGGCAGTGCTCGGCGGTCTCGCGCGCCGGATGCGCGTCGTCCCCATCGACCGCGCTCGCCTGCGTGAACTCCCCGGAACCGTCGACGTCGTTCGCGAACGCCTGCAGCGAGGTGTCCGGGTGATGGTGTTCCCCGAGGGAACGACCTGGTGCGGGCGGGCGTACGGCGGTTTTCGTCCGGCGATGTTCCAAGCAGCCGTCGACGCCGAATGCCCGGTTCAGCCGATGGCGATCCGCTACGAGAACGCCGACGGTTCCCTGTGCACCGGACCCTGCTTTGTCGGCACCGAAACGATCGGTCAGTCCATCCGTCGGATCCTGCGTCAGAAGAACGTCGAGGTGAAGGTCAGGCTGGCTCCGCTCGAGGAGGCAGGGGAGTGTCGAGCCGATCTCGCGCAGCGATGCGAGAGAGCCGTACGCGGCGTCGACATCATCGATCTGGCAGCTCACGACATCTTCGACCCCGCACCGGAACTCGTGACACAAGCCGTGGGACAAATCGATCCTTCCCCGGCGATGAGCGCTTAG
- a CDS encoding cysteine desulfurase family protein — MTLPAHSAHAGFPVYLDHAATTPMSAAAIEAMTDTFKTVGNASSLHGSGRAARRRVEESRESIAASLGARPSEVIFTSGGTESDNLAVKGIYWARRDADPRRTRILASSVEHHAVLDAVEWLEQHEGARVTWLPVDENGVVDPQTLRDELSVHADEVALVTVMWANNEVGSIMPIVELAEISAEFEIPMHSDAVQAVAQLPVDFAASKLSALSIAAHKFGGPHGVGALLLGRQVPCVPLLHGGGHERDLRSGTPDTAGVVGMAAALRANVENFDSSTRELAQLRDRLIDGVLEILPESVLNGPTGSDRLPGNAHFTFPGCEGDSLLMLLDAAGIECSTGSACTAGVARASHVLIAMGVESPVARGSLRFSLGHTSSVTDVDALIAALPQVVERARAAGLAGAGSRGGDR; from the coding sequence ATGACTCTGCCTGCACACAGTGCCCACGCCGGATTTCCGGTGTACCTCGATCATGCCGCCACGACTCCGATGTCGGCAGCCGCTATCGAGGCGATGACCGATACCTTCAAAACCGTGGGTAACGCGTCCTCGCTGCACGGCTCCGGCCGTGCGGCCCGGCGCCGCGTCGAGGAATCGCGGGAATCGATCGCCGCCAGCCTGGGTGCGCGGCCGTCGGAGGTCATCTTCACCTCCGGAGGCACCGAGAGCGACAATCTCGCGGTCAAGGGCATCTACTGGGCTCGCCGTGACGCAGACCCGCGACGCACTCGCATCCTGGCCAGCTCCGTCGAGCATCATGCTGTGCTCGACGCCGTCGAGTGGCTCGAGCAGCACGAGGGCGCGCGCGTGACGTGGTTGCCGGTCGACGAGAACGGTGTCGTCGATCCGCAGACCTTGCGTGACGAGCTTTCCGTCCACGCCGACGAGGTAGCACTCGTGACGGTGATGTGGGCCAACAACGAGGTCGGCTCGATCATGCCGATCGTGGAGTTGGCGGAGATTTCGGCTGAGTTCGAGATTCCGATGCACAGCGACGCGGTTCAGGCCGTTGCGCAATTGCCGGTCGATTTCGCGGCGAGCAAATTGTCCGCGCTGAGCATCGCGGCGCACAAGTTCGGTGGTCCGCACGGCGTCGGCGCACTGCTGCTCGGACGCCAGGTTCCGTGTGTGCCGCTCCTTCACGGCGGCGGACACGAACGTGATCTGCGTTCGGGCACTCCGGATACTGCGGGCGTTGTCGGGATGGCTGCGGCGCTGCGCGCAAACGTCGAGAACTTCGATTCCAGCACAAGGGAATTGGCGCAGTTGCGTGACCGTTTGATCGACGGAGTCCTGGAGATTCTTCCCGAGTCGGTGCTCAACGGCCCGACCGGATCCGATCGGCTTCCCGGTAACGCGCACTTCACCTTCCCCGGCTGCGAGGGCGATTCGTTGCTGATGCTGCTCGACGCCGCCGGTATCGAATGTTCCACCGGTTCGGCCTGCACCGCCGGTGTGGCCAGAGCCAGCCATGTCTTGATCGCGATGGGCGTCGAATCGCCCGTCGCGCGTGGCTCACTGAGATTTTCGCTCGGACATACGTCGAGTGTCACCGATGTGGACGCGCTCATCGCTGCGCTTCCACAAGTAGTAGAGCGCGCTCGGGCCGCCGGTCTTGCCGGTGCCGGTTCGCGTGGAGGGGATCGCTGA
- the mnmA gene encoding tRNA 2-thiouridine(34) synthase MnmA — protein sequence MRVLAAMSGGVDSAVAAARAVAAGHDVVGVHLALSTAPGALRTGSRGCCSKEDAGDARRAADVLGIPFYVWDFADRFKEDVIDDFVASYAAGETPNPCLRCNEKIKFTALADRAVALGFDAVATGHYARLEDGVLRRAVDADKDQSYVLGVLTADQLSRAMFPIGDTPKEQIREEAAERGLAVANKPDSHDICFIPTGDTRAFLGARIGVRPGSVVDADSGEVLAAHDGVHGFTIGQRKGLGVEGPAGDGRPRYVTAIEPETGTVRVGSAKNLDVWAISAQRAIWTSGQAPEGPVECMVQVRAHGGLAQAVAEAVDDGTSGGGISISLREPLTGVAKGQAVVLYRPDRELGDQVLGSGTISGTESEPNTL from the coding sequence ATGCGAGTACTCGCAGCCATGAGCGGAGGTGTCGACTCCGCTGTCGCCGCCGCCCGCGCTGTCGCCGCCGGACACGACGTCGTCGGCGTTCATCTTGCTTTGTCCACGGCGCCGGGCGCATTGCGGACGGGTTCGCGTGGATGCTGCTCGAAGGAAGATGCCGGCGACGCCAGGCGCGCCGCCGACGTTCTCGGAATACCCTTCTATGTCTGGGATTTCGCCGATCGCTTCAAGGAAGACGTGATCGACGACTTCGTGGCGTCGTACGCAGCGGGTGAGACCCCCAATCCGTGCCTGCGCTGCAACGAGAAGATCAAGTTCACCGCACTCGCCGACCGTGCAGTCGCTCTCGGCTTCGATGCCGTGGCGACCGGTCATTACGCGCGCCTCGAAGACGGCGTCCTACGCCGGGCGGTCGACGCGGACAAGGACCAGTCGTATGTCCTCGGTGTGCTGACGGCTGATCAGCTTTCGCGAGCGATGTTCCCGATCGGTGACACACCGAAAGAACAGATCCGCGAGGAAGCCGCCGAGCGCGGTCTGGCTGTGGCGAACAAGCCTGACAGCCATGACATCTGCTTCATCCCGACCGGCGATACCCGAGCATTCCTGGGTGCGCGCATCGGCGTTCGTCCGGGAAGCGTCGTCGACGCCGATTCTGGTGAGGTCCTCGCTGCACACGACGGCGTACACGGCTTCACGATCGGACAGCGCAAGGGCCTCGGCGTCGAAGGTCCCGCAGGTGACGGCCGTCCGCGGTACGTGACCGCGATCGAGCCCGAAACCGGAACGGTGCGAGTCGGTTCGGCCAAGAATCTCGACGTCTGGGCCATCTCGGCGCAGCGTGCGATCTGGACCTCGGGCCAGGCGCCGGAGGGCCCCGTCGAATGCATGGTGCAGGTCCGTGCGCACGGCGGACTTGCGCAGGCCGTTGCGGAGGCCGTCGACGACGGTACTTCGGGCGGCGGCATCTCCATTTCGTTGCGCGAACCACTGACCGGCGTCGCGAAGGGCCAGGCCGTCGTGTTGTATCGCCCCGACCGCGAACTGGGTGACCAGGTCCTCGGCAGTGGCACCATCTCGGGCACCGAATCCGAGCCGAACACACTGTGA
- a CDS encoding methionine synthase, translating to MTQQVSIGGLVTGIGSWPGTDARESAATILGELGGFPHLVELPSRGLGADMVGRAGAILVDINLDASTRAYRVVPRRGNVAKRAEDFLNQDLDALEEAWESARLVGGDHVVKLQAAGPLTLGAEIEVANGSRVLVDRGALRDIAESLGEGLARHAAEVTRRTGAAVVIQLDEPQIAAVLAGSLPGRTKMESVPALPEPEALAVLDSTISGCGLPTIVHSCGTDMPWDLLRRSQAFGVSFDMSLIGSRDLDGIGQLFDAGKELALGLVPSVEPEKPVTWKECAMPAVTLVDRLGFSRELLQTQVAITPRCGLSGANLDWARAALRLCTDVGKALVDDPSAF from the coding sequence GTGACGCAGCAGGTTTCCATCGGTGGTCTCGTCACCGGAATCGGATCCTGGCCGGGCACGGATGCCCGCGAAAGTGCCGCAACCATCCTCGGTGAGCTGGGTGGTTTCCCGCATCTGGTGGAGTTGCCGAGCCGCGGTCTCGGTGCTGACATGGTCGGCCGGGCGGGGGCAATTCTGGTCGACATCAACCTCGACGCCTCGACCCGTGCCTATCGAGTCGTGCCTCGGAGGGGCAATGTCGCGAAGCGAGCCGAGGACTTTCTGAATCAGGATCTCGACGCGCTCGAGGAAGCCTGGGAGTCGGCGCGCTTGGTCGGCGGAGACCACGTCGTCAAGCTCCAAGCCGCCGGCCCGCTGACACTCGGCGCCGAGATCGAAGTCGCAAACGGTTCGCGAGTTCTCGTCGACCGCGGTGCGCTCCGCGACATCGCAGAATCACTCGGTGAGGGTCTCGCGCGTCATGCGGCCGAGGTCACTCGCCGCACCGGCGCCGCAGTGGTGATCCAGTTGGACGAGCCGCAGATCGCGGCAGTTCTGGCCGGTTCGCTGCCTGGGCGCACCAAGATGGAGAGCGTTCCGGCACTGCCGGAACCCGAGGCACTCGCCGTACTCGACTCGACGATCAGCGGTTGCGGACTGCCCACAATCGTCCACAGCTGCGGCACAGACATGCCGTGGGATCTACTGAGGCGAAGCCAGGCGTTCGGCGTGAGCTTCGACATGTCGCTCATCGGCTCACGCGATCTCGACGGTATCGGCCAGTTGTTCGACGCCGGCAAGGAATTGGCGCTCGGTCTGGTTCCGTCCGTGGAGCCGGAAAAGCCGGTGACGTGGAAAGAGTGTGCGATGCCCGCCGTCACACTGGTAGATCGTCTCGGCTTCTCGCGTGAACTCCTGCAGACCCAGGTCGCGATCACTCCGCGTTGCGGTCTTTCGGGTGCGAACCTCGACTGGGCTCGTGCCGCCCTTCGGCTGTGTACAGACGTCGGAAAGGCATTGGTGGACGATCCGTCGGCGTTCTAG